In Pseudomonadota bacterium, a single genomic region encodes these proteins:
- a CDS encoding M28 family peptidase, which translates to IGAGGLPMAGVGAGGLPMAGIGAGGLPMAGVGAGGLPMAGIGAGGTQPPTAGSPAPGTPMQQVCDTVASFPAPMYNPAEAVDWWENFVRTYTRRVHDSQPNIMAGQHLRDELTAAGYQTQILELQRGSNTVRVVEGIKRGLTKPDNYLGIISHYDVVGNTVQGAYDDGAGVAAAMQICKNLAPVPTNKSIACLFFDAEEIGRQGSQQYVADFVSNGMKKFDHGFGYDMVGLNRPGFADWKLYGFMGYSPASQDRAANHKFIEAILFDCQKTGIMTTRPNTEVLTSNNRNSDERSFEEGGVPVLRFAGGRSASDYGAWHQPNDTIMNVYSIAGGRPNFVAGMKAAISLSHFVILGYDQFDTGTVPQL; encoded by the coding sequence CATCGGCGCGGGTGGCTTGCCCATGGCCGGCGTCGGCGCGGGCGGCTTGCCCATGGCCGGTATCGGCGCCGGAGGCTTGCCCATGGCCGGCGTCGGCGCGGGCGGCTTGCCCATGGCCGGCATCGGCGCCGGAGGCACGCAGCCGCCGACGGCAGGCTCACCCGCTCCGGGCACGCCCATGCAGCAGGTCTGCGACACCGTGGCTTCGTTTCCGGCGCCCATGTACAACCCGGCGGAAGCCGTCGACTGGTGGGAAAACTTCGTAAGGACCTACACGCGCCGGGTCCACGACTCGCAGCCCAACATCATGGCCGGCCAGCATTTGCGCGACGAGCTGACGGCAGCCGGTTACCAAACGCAGATTCTGGAGCTGCAGCGCGGCAGCAATACCGTGCGTGTGGTCGAGGGCATCAAGCGCGGGCTCACCAAGCCGGATAACTACCTGGGGATCATCTCCCACTACGATGTCGTGGGCAACACGGTTCAAGGCGCCTACGACGACGGCGCCGGCGTGGCGGCGGCCATGCAGATCTGCAAGAACCTGGCCCCGGTTCCCACCAACAAGTCCATCGCGTGCCTGTTCTTCGACGCCGAAGAAATCGGCCGCCAGGGCTCGCAGCAGTACGTCGCGGATTTCGTCTCGAACGGAATGAAGAAATTCGATCACGGGTTCGGCTACGACATGGTGGGCCTGAACAGGCCCGGCTTCGCCGACTGGAAGCTCTACGGCTTCATGGGCTATTCGCCGGCATCGCAGGATCGCGCGGCCAACCACAAGTTCATCGAGGCGATTCTCTTCGATTGCCAAAAGACCGGAATCATGACCACGCGCCCCAATACCGAGGTGCTCACCAGCAACAACCGCAATTCCGACGAACGGAGCTTCGAGGAGGGCGGCGTGCCCGTCTTGCGCTTCGCCGGCGGGCGGAGCGCGAGCGACTACGGAGCCTGGCACCAGCCCAACGACACGATCATGAACGTGTACTCGATCGCGGGCGGACGCCCGAACTTCGTGGCGGGCATGAAAGCCGCGATCTCGCTGTCTCACTTCGTCATCCTGGGCTACGATCAGTTCGACACCGGCACGGTGCCCCAGCTCTAG